TTTATCTTCAAAATACCCATAAAATTATTGGAATAAGTTTGTATGATTTATATACAGATATTTCAACAGTAGCATTTATTCCTAATACGGAGGAGTTTGATATTATATGGATCTAAAAGGACAAAGCACATTAGAAGCATTAATTTCCTTTACAATTCTTATATTAATAATAGGAATTGTTTTTTCTTCAATAAATACATCACATACTTCTGAGTTAAATAATAATAAGATGATTGAAGCAAAAATGGAATTAGAAAATATAGCATTAAGGTCAAATTTTATAAGTACTTCAACAGCTCCATATACAAAAACACCTTTTGTTATTCCTGCATATATTGGATATACAGGAAATGAAATTACAAAAGATATTGAAGGCAAAAAAATAAGTTCCCCAGTTTTATCTGAAATTGTTTGGGCTTTTGGTGATAAAAGATATGTTGTTAATAGGCTTGATGGAGAACCAATATAAAAAAGGTCAATTTGCATTTGATTTAGCTATTGCAGTTGTAGTGGTAGCATTTATTTTGTATTTTGGATTAACCACAGTAGCAGAAATTCATAATTCAAATGAAAAAAGTTTGAATGAGCAAATTATTTATAATAAATTAATTTCAGCTGCGGATTATTTAGTAAAAGTAGGTGCAGTTGAAACAAAAGAAATTTATAATTCAAAAGTAATTTATCATCATGAAATTACTGCTGAAAGTTTTAATAAAATTGGGGTTGACGAACTAAAAAATAAATTACAGTTAAAAGAACTTAAACTGGATTTTTGTAAAATTGAAGGGTGTAATACTTTTTATGAAGATAATTTGTGTATAAATAGAATTGTTTTATATAATAATGAAACTTCTATTTTAAGGGTGTGTGGAAAATGAAAGGGTTAATGTCATTTGAAGCAATTTTTTCTCTTACTATATTAATTTTTTTTATAAGTTCATTAAGTTTATTGAACACAAAATATATTGATACAACGTTATATGAATATCAATTATTAAATGATATTTTAGAAGTGACAGAAAAAAATGGAGGGATGGAAAGATTGTCTAATGGGGATATAAATGTCATATATGAAATGCAGGATTTAGCTAAATCCCAAGGATATTGTTTAGATATTAAAACAGAATTAGAAAGTAGGTCATTAAATGATTTAATATTAGGTATCGAAATAATTAATCAAGATATAAATTTAGGCAGTTATTCTTCTTGTTATAAAAAAGGAAATGTTATTTCAACAAAAAGAACAATACCTACTTATTTAGGCGGAATAATTATTTTAGAAGTCGAGATGCAAAAACAATAGATTTGTTTTAATTCATTTTGTTTTATTAAGTACTTATGGTTCTAATTGTTTTTGAAGGTATAGATGGTACAGGAAAAACCACACAAATAAAAAAATTTTTTAATGAATTAATAAAAACCGAATTGCCAACACATTTTTATAAATATCATAAGCCCTTTAAAAATAGTGAAATAAATAGACATTTAAATGAAAGAGTGAAACATTCGGCGAAATCAATGATGAATTTTTATTTACGAGAAATGAAAAGAGACATGCCTTTAATAAAAAAAGAAAATAAATCAGGATTTATTTTAATTGATAGATATTTTTATTCTACTATCTCATATCAAGGACAGAGTTTAGGAATAGAAAAAATTATTGATGAAATTAAAAAAAGAGATTTGTTAATTCCAAATTATGTAGTT
The sequence above is drawn from the Candidatus Micrarchaeia archaeon genome and encodes:
- the tmk gene encoding dTMP kinase, yielding MVLIVFEGIDGTGKTTQIKKFFNELIKTELPTHFYKYHKPFKNSEINRHLNERVKHSAKSMMNFYLREMKRDMPLIKKENKSGFILIDRYFYSTISYQGQSLGIEKIIDEIKKRDLLIPNYVVWFDIGPNISAERRRNATGSNIFEKDFKMQSNCREIYQKLYEEKPFGATWIKIDITNKSIEEVWEELKNILLDPILKQTKTL